TGGTAGAGGGGTGCAATGCGATTTCTGTTATCATTTTGTTTGTATCTTTTATTTTTGCTTTTTATAAAGGTTCAAAGACGTTTGTTTTTGTAGGGACAAGCTTGGTTTTACTTTATATTATGAACCTTTTAAGGATCGTAGGGCTGAACATTGTGATGGTGGACCATAAAGAGTATGGAAAAATGTTTCATGACTTTGTTTTTCCGGCTGTTATCTATGGAAGTGTGGTGATACTTTGGCTTGTTTGGATTAAATTTTTTGCTTTAAAACATGAAAATTCTTAATTGGCTTTTAGTTATTTCCGGGATCTGTGGATTGATAGGAATAAGAGTATTAGAGGAAAAGCTTTTCTATGATCCTTTTCTGGGATATTTTCATGAAGCCAATAAAAATATTGAGTTTCCCATATTTGAATGGGGGAAATTAATTCTGGGTCATTTGTTTAGGTTTCTTCTTAACCTGATGTTTTCCTGTTTGATTATTCAGGGATTATTTAAAAACAGACAATGGACAATACAGGGGGCTATGATGATGATCATTATTTTTGTAATTTCCCTATCCATATATTTGTATTGTATTCATAACCATTTTGAAATAGGATATCTTTTTTCATTCTATATGAGAAGATTTGTGATACAACCTTTGATTATATTATTGATCATTCCGATGTTTTATTATAGAAAGCAGATGCTGGAAAAAGAGTCTGGAAACAAGGAAAGCTGAAAAAGCAAGTAATGTTGACATTTAATCACATTTTCGCTTTTTCAGCTCTCTTTATTTTCTTTGCCTTTAGATTACTCTGCAGTATGCTTATCTATACTGGTTACATTCTCAGGAGTCCATTCCACACGTTTCACGAAGTCTTTTTCCCGAACAGAGCATTCTTTGATCTGACAAACGGAGCATGATATTGGCTTACAATCATCCATATGGAAGTTAAACTCAATACTACGCTTAATATTTTTTGCCAAAAGAAGAATGACTTTTTCCATTTCATTATGCGCATCACGCAGGCTGTAATACCAAGGAAGGGTAATGTGGGCATCAATATGAAGAGAAGCTCCAAATTGCTGAATTTTCATGTTGTGTACATCAATCCATTCTGTTTTTCTGTTTTCTTCGAGGATTCTGATGATCTGGTTTAATATTTCCGGATCCTGTTCATCCATAATACCGCTTAACGATTTACGAACGATTTTGTAGCCTACAAAGATGATATAAAGCCCAAAAATTAAAGCGACAGCAGAGTCTAGCCAATAGATTTTTGTAAAATATACAATCACTAAGCTTATGACTACACCAAGGGTTGTAATGGTGTCGGATTGCAGGTGCTTTCCGGAAGAAATTAGGACCAGAGAATTTTCTCTTTCTCCTTTTTTTATGGAAATATAGCCCAAAAGGTAATTGATAACAGCTGTAGCTGCAATAATCCATATTCCTAAATCGATCTTGCTGAGGGTCTTTCCTACAATAAGGCTGTGGATTCCCTCATAAATAATCATAATACCTGCAATGGCTATCAGGGCTCCTTCAATACTAGAAGTAACAAATTCTACTTTACCGTGTCCATATGGGTGATCATCATCCTTAGGCTTTGCTGCAAGGTGAAGAGAATAAAGTCCCATGAATGCACTGATGACATTCACGATACTTTCCATGGCGTCGGAGAACACAGCATCGGAATTGGTTAATTTCCATGCAATGATTTTTCCGATAAAAAGGATTACGCCAAATGCCGCAATGATCTTT
This genomic interval from Chryseobacterium joostei contains the following:
- a CDS encoding cation diffusion facilitator family transporter, whose translation is MNIPKNTHKDKIGFQKIIAAFGVILFIGKIIAWKLTNSDAVFSDAMESIVNVISAFMGLYSLHLAAKPKDDDHPYGHGKVEFVTSSIEGALIAIAGIMIIYEGIHSLIVGKTLSKIDLGIWIIAATAVINYLLGYISIKKGERENSLVLISSGKHLQSDTITTLGVVISLVIVYFTKIYWLDSAVALIFGLYIIFVGYKIVRKSLSGIMDEQDPEILNQIIRILEENRKTEWIDVHNMKIQQFGASLHIDAHITLPWYYSLRDAHNEMEKVILLLAKNIKRSIEFNFHMDDCKPISCSVCQIKECSVREKDFVKRVEWTPENVTSIDKHTAE
- the xrtF gene encoding exosortase family protein XrtF; protein product: MLKDFKPVLGILLRFIIIYLVLLFAYQFYLNANEDFGLDPFSRIIAEQVSAVQNVIAYPTKLYDDVKNEQVWFYVKNQYVTRMVEGCNAISVIILFVSFIFAFYKGSKTFVFVGTSLVLLYIMNLLRIVGLNIVMVDHKEYGKMFHDFVFPAVIYGSVVILWLVWIKFFALKHENS
- a CDS encoding exosortase F system-associated membrane protein — translated: MKILNWLLVISGICGLIGIRVLEEKLFYDPFLGYFHEANKNIEFPIFEWGKLILGHLFRFLLNLMFSCLIIQGLFKNRQWTIQGAMMMIIIFVISLSIYLYCIHNHFEIGYLFSFYMRRFVIQPLIILLIIPMFYYRKQMLEKESGNKES